The following coding sequences are from one Asterias amurensis chromosome 8, ASM3211899v1 window:
- the LOC139940341 gene encoding uncharacterized protein — protein sequence MDTDYSWLFPKGRFSYQAKMLETQLLYSRSLDVPQEMTVSSSRSHKEFPNHSLMAIAKRELYRLANDEMVTSPKQTLSRAKNYEFPNPDIAPAPLIARDHQLNSLKQDLVMKEREASKTLLTLQKESMERLKIEGENGKLGKQLEQTLEQIGQLESRLHLKDEELASKERTISQLNNYLQDTADKQTKARGVLKDYMEELMERAETAESEMETLKRSFHGATPAPRCLQRASSQSDWKLDNGDYDRHTGNKYEYNPSSRPHPNGLQSSRTDTWPSLQSHHPSWNSPRPELPEEVQRQKRSSPYSVHPNQLGNPSLQRTVLNTPKSLHVDSGVDSYSTGNCRSDDLSRESQTRNLIPTSYMNGKSPSEDPREQLSGQFHLPLDKFRSGVSLSSSLVDTPGRYRSRDSLVHEPVIQPSANASLQELNPTHNRNSGPISDRPWDLNFLNGVMADVLEKREFQNHPPVNKSNGGTIERGQSNSGFLHASQLRSSAQGYKSMEDAHWSSSDYDEDEETELDSEVDQSTMRKTRQSESFDFSRISPEQRHRMKTVWLCVFNYLNTETLLICAQVCRDWRTLTRRPSLWRTVRLSNQKISSKFLQTISKWCEELENLYLEGLKPRSKQSGESRARYTKTTRGSLEPGLEYIFLTAGTKLRTLKIVDCSNILTERSLFLASCYCRSLYSLTFISQTDPIGHEVIWALGAGCRNIASLKIPPRQPCQQQQRLSNHCLQMIGRCWPLLLALSVGGRSIDEHGLVSIARNCPRLQVLELDHLPEVTEVIAIAMCQAGLRGLHTLILRNTLISPAAILQFNGACPQLKAISVYLNPNCCHGDNREFHNVVAQLRRLTKKRVLSDVLHVFAKYN from the exons ATGGATACCGATTACAGCTGGCTGTTCCCAAAGGGCCGCTTCTCCTATCAGGCTAAGATGTTGGAAACGCAGCTTCTCTATTCCAGAAGCCTTGATGTGCCTCAGGAGATGACGGTCTCATCATCAAGGAGCCACAAGGAATTTCCAAATCACTCCTTGATGGCGATAGCTAAGAGAGAGCTGTACCGACTAGCCAACGATGAAATGGTAACGTCCCCGAAGCAAACCCTTTCAAGAGCCAAGAATTACGAATTTCCAAACCCTGACATTGCACCAGCACCCTTAATAGCCAGAGATCATCAGCTCAACAGTTTGAAGCAAGATCTAGTGATGAAGGAGCGAGAGGCATCTAAGACATTGCTGACCCTTCAGAAGGAATCAATGGAGAGGCTCAAAATAGAGGGGGAGAATGGGAAGTTGGGAAAGCAACTGGAGCAGACGTTGGAGCAGATTGGGCAATTAGAATCTAGGCTCCACCTGAAAGATGAAgagcttgcttcaaaggagag GACTATTTCGCAGCTGAATAACTATCTCCAAGATACAGCAGACAAACAGACCAAGGCTCGAGGGGTTCTTAAGGACTACATGGAGGAGCTGATGGAGCGGGCGGAGACGGCAGAGAGTGAGATGGAGACCCTGAAGAGGTCTTTCCATGGAGCAACTCCAGCACCGAGATGTTTGCAGAGGGCTTCCTCACAGTCGGATTGGAAACTGGATAACGGGGACTATGATAGACATACTGGCAACAAATATGAG TATAACCCTTCCAGCAGACCACACCCAAACGGACTGCAATCGTCCCGAACAGATACCTGGCCTTCCCTGCAGAGTCACCATCCATCTTGGAATTCTCCAAGACCCGAGCTTCCTGAAGAGGTACAAAGACAAAAACGGAGCTCTCCATACAGCGTCCACCCTAACCAACTCGGTAACCCTTCCTTACAAAGGACCGTCCTCAACACACCAAAAAGTCTTCATGTGGATTCTGGTGTGGACTCATATAGCACAGGGAACTGTAGAAGTGATGATCTAAGTAGAGAGTCACAGACTCGCAATCTCATTCCTACCTCGTACATGAATGGGAAGTCACCATCTGAAGATCCAAGAGAGCAGCTGAGTGGCCAATTTCATCTTCCTTTGGATAAATTTCGGAGTGGCGTAAGTTTGTCGTCATCCTTGGTGGATACGCCTGGAAGGTATAGAAGTAGAGACAGTTTAGTTCATGAGCCGGTTATTCAGCCGTCAGCGAATGCCAGTCTACAAGAGTTGAACCCCACCCACAACAGAAACAGTGGTCCCATAAGTGACAGACCGTGGGACCTGAATTTCCTGAATGGCGTCATGGCAGATGTGCTGGAAAAGCGAGAGTTTCAGAACCATCCGCCAGTGAACAAGTCCAACGGAGGAACCATTGAAAGGGGCCAATCAAATAGTGGCTTCCTTCACGCCAGCCAATTGCGTTCTTCGGCTCAAGGATACAAATCAATGGAGGATGCTCATTGGTCAAGTAGTGATTATGATGAGGATGAGGAGACAGAGTTAGATTCTGAGGTTGACCAATCAACGAtgaggaaaaccaggcaatcaG AAAGTTTTGACTTCAGTAGGATCTCGCCAGAACAGCGCCACCGTATGAAGACGGTTTGGCTGTGCGTTTTCAATTATCTTAACACAGAGACACTCCTCATCTGTGCGCAAGTGTGTCGCGATTGGAGAACACTCACAAGACGTCCTTCATTGTGGCGGACAGTACGACTCTCAAACCAGAAAATTTCATCCAAG TTCTTGCAGACAATCTCAAAGTGGTGTGAAGAATTGGAGAACTTGTATCTGGAAGGTTTGAAGCCTCGGAGTAAACAGTCTGGTGAAAGTAGGGCACGATACACCAAGACCACAAG gggTAGTCTGGAGCCGGGATTGGAGTACATATTTCTGACTGCTGGAACCAAACTACGGACTCTCAAGATAGTGGACTGTTCAAACATTCTTACTGAAAG AAGCCTTTTTCTTGCTAGTTGCTACTGCCGTAGTCTCTACAGTTTGACCTTCATCAGCCAGACTGACCCCATAGGTCATGAGGTCATATGGGCTCTGGGAGCAGGGTGCAGGAACATTGCTTCCCTTAAGATACCGCCCCGTCAGCCATG tcaacaacaacaacgtctTAGCAACCACTGCCTGCAGATGATTGGACGTTGCTGGCCGCTGCTTTTAGCGCTGAGTGTCGGGGGCAGGAGTATTGATGAGCATGGACTTGTCTCTATTG CACGGAACTGCCCAAGGTTGCAAGTTCTAGAATTGGACCATCTGCCAGAGGTCACAGAGGTCATCGCCATAGCAATGTGTCAAGCTGGACTACGAGGGTTACATACTCTGATCCTAAGAAACACTTTAATCTCCCCTGCTGCAATCCTACAATTCAATG GTGCTTGCCCTCAACTCAAGGCAATCTCAGTGTATTTAAATCCAAACTGTTGCCATGGTGACAACCGTGAATTCCACAACGTGGTTGCACAACTCAGG agGCTGACCAAGAAGCGTGTTCTAAGCGATGTTCTCCATGTGTTTGCTAAGTATAACTGA